Within Desulfobacter sp., the genomic segment CGGACAGTGCCCTCACCCTGTATAACATTGACCAGCCGGAGCGCTTTACCCAAGCCCACAACCGGCTCAGCCTCATCCCGGTGTCAAACTTAACGCCGGAAGACACCCTTGCCATCCCCCCCACAGCCCGGACCGGTAAAGCCATGGAGGCCTATATACTCAAAGGAACGGATCTGGCCATTGCCGGTGAAATTGATGCCCTTGTCACGGGTCCCATTACCAAAACCGGGCTAAAGGCTGCCGGATCCAGGTTCCATGGCCATACCGAGCTCATCGCCCACAGAACCGGCACCGCCAAGTTTGCCATGATGATGGCAGGCAGTCGTCTTAAGGTGGTCCTGGCCACCATTCATATTCCCTTGGCCCGGGTGCCCCAGGACCTGACCACCGACACCATCCTGAAAATCATTGATCTCACCCACGGGGCCTTGGCCGGCAGATTCGGAATTCCATCTCCGAGGCTGGCCGTGGCCGGATTAAATCCCCATGCCGGGGAAGAGGGAATGTTCGGCAATGAAGAAGAGACCATTGTCCGCCCCGCCGTGGCGGCGGCCCTGGCAAAAGGATACAATGTCCAAGGTCCCCTGCCACCGGATACCGTTTTTTTCAATGCCGTTCAGGGACGGTTCGACGCCGTGGTCTGCCTCTACCATGACCAGGGACTGATTCCCTTCAAAATGACCCATTTCAAGGACGGGGTCAACACCACCATCGGACTGCCCATCATCCGCACATCCGTGGACCACGGCACAGCCTATGATATCGCCTGGCAGAATAAGGCAGATGAAACAAGCCTCAAGGAGGCCATTAAAATGGCTGTACTCCAGGCCGGCAACCGGAGCCGGGAAAGCACCAAATGACCGGTGATAAAATCATCATACGCGGAGCCCGGGAACACAACCTGAAAAACGTGGATGTAACAATTCCCAAAAACAGCCTCACCGTTGTGACCGGACTCTCCGGTTCCGGAAAATCCACCCTGGCCTTTGACACCCTCTATGCCGAGGGGCAGCGACGGTATGTGGAATCCCTGTCCACCTACGCCAGGCAGTTCCTGGGCCAGATGGACAAGCCCGATGTGGACGCCATTGACGGACTTTCCCCGGCCATATCCATTGAACAGAAAACCGCCAGCCACAATCCCAGATCCACGGTGGGCACGGTCACTGAAATCTATGATTATCTTCGGCTGCTCTTTGCCCGGGTGGGCCGTCCCCACTGCCATAAGTGCGGAAACCCCATCGCCGGAGCCTCCATCGACCAGATCAAG encodes:
- the pdxA gene encoding 4-hydroxythreonine-4-phosphate dehydrogenase PdxA; translation: MTHFKTGSARPVIGLTMGDPAGIGPEILIKALSDKHIMQICRPVVIGDKAVLNKAIQLTDSALTLYNIDQPERFTQAHNRLSLIPVSNLTPEDTLAIPPTARTGKAMEAYILKGTDLAIAGEIDALVTGPITKTGLKAAGSRFHGHTELIAHRTGTAKFAMMMAGSRLKVVLATIHIPLARVPQDLTTDTILKIIDLTHGALAGRFGIPSPRLAVAGLNPHAGEEGMFGNEEETIVRPAVAAALAKGYNVQGPLPPDTVFFNAVQGRFDAVVCLYHDQGLIPFKMTHFKDGVNTTIGLPIIRTSVDHGTAYDIAWQNKADETSLKEAIKMAVLQAGNRSRESTK